One Candidatus Methylacidithermus pantelleriae genomic window carries:
- a CDS encoding DNA topoisomerase 3, with translation MGKALVITEKPSVAADIAKALGRFQQKGNYYENEKYVIGWAVGHLLELALPGEIDQKHKKWGLEELPILPESFPLKPVEKHREQLDCLLKLLSRPDIELVINACDAGREGELIFQYLWRYASVNKPVARLWLQSMTVDAIGEAFRRLRSSEEMRALADAAVSRSESDWLVGINGTRALTAVRSRPGGFALTPVGRVQTPTLAIVVERDRRIFRFPSRPYWRLEGTFQWEGGTYRGRWWDPEVSQGQREESDEGVGRPDRIWDKAKAEEIYQKCLGKTGQAREERKSVQQSSPLLFDLTSLQREANNRFGWSAARTLDVLQALYEKHKAVTYPRTDSRCLPEDYVVVAERVLRDLSSGRWGSFIEPVLRGGWVGPDKRIFNNAKVTDHFAIIPTGHTPSGLSPAEERLFELVVKRFVAAFYPPARWETVVRFTQVEGEVFRSEGRRLVEAGWMVVYGREEEIGQEEELPPLPAHARVVVQSLELVEDSTQPPPYFTEATLLAAMENAGKLVEDEVLREAMAKKGLGTPATRAAIIEGLVEEKYLGRFGRELFATPKAFLLLELLQAAGIPALSSAEMTGEWEFKLQQMERGKLPRSLFMSEIRDLTQQVVAKAKGFLEKGTYYRSFAGRSPLDGSPMVETLEDYRTLDGSYRLPKYIAGRPLEPDEALALLERGRVGPLRGFRSRKGKPFEAVVRLAPGGKVELEFPSQPEDPTKGDSQALPEGDPLGFCPVDGSPVFETASDYRCQKATQGGEGCSFRLSKQILGRPIPREQVKKLLEEGKTDLLAGFYSQKRRRKFRAQLVWKDGKLGFVFPESFRRKKGSKQGKNP, from the coding sequence AAGTATGTCATTGGATGGGCCGTCGGTCACCTGTTAGAGTTGGCTCTTCCGGGCGAGATCGATCAAAAACACAAAAAGTGGGGGCTTGAAGAGCTCCCGATCCTTCCGGAATCCTTTCCGCTAAAGCCGGTGGAAAAGCACCGCGAGCAATTGGACTGTCTTCTTAAGCTTCTCAGCCGGCCTGACATCGAGCTTGTGATTAATGCCTGTGATGCAGGCCGCGAGGGAGAACTCATCTTCCAGTACTTGTGGCGATACGCATCCGTGAACAAACCGGTCGCGCGGTTGTGGCTCCAATCCATGACGGTGGATGCCATTGGCGAAGCGTTCCGCCGGCTTCGGTCTTCGGAGGAAATGCGTGCGCTTGCGGATGCGGCCGTGTCGCGCAGCGAAAGCGACTGGCTGGTAGGCATTAATGGAACCCGAGCGCTCACGGCTGTTCGTTCGCGGCCAGGGGGATTTGCTCTTACCCCTGTGGGGCGCGTGCAAACGCCGACCCTGGCGATTGTCGTGGAACGAGACCGGAGAATCTTCCGGTTTCCAAGCCGCCCATATTGGCGGTTGGAAGGAACCTTTCAGTGGGAAGGGGGCACGTACCGGGGTAGGTGGTGGGACCCCGAAGTTTCCCAGGGGCAAAGGGAGGAGTCTGACGAGGGGGTGGGTCGACCCGATCGAATTTGGGATAAGGCAAAGGCTGAGGAGATCTACCAGAAATGCCTGGGAAAGACAGGGCAGGCTCGAGAAGAACGGAAAAGTGTTCAACAATCCTCTCCCCTTTTGTTTGATCTCACAAGCCTTCAGCGCGAGGCTAACAATCGATTCGGCTGGAGTGCTGCTCGTACGCTGGATGTCCTTCAGGCGCTCTACGAAAAGCACAAGGCGGTTACGTATCCCCGCACCGACTCTCGATGCCTTCCGGAAGACTACGTTGTTGTGGCCGAAAGGGTTTTGCGAGATCTTTCGTCTGGTCGGTGGGGTTCGTTCATCGAGCCGGTGTTACGGGGTGGGTGGGTCGGCCCGGACAAACGAATTTTTAATAACGCCAAGGTTACCGATCATTTTGCGATCATTCCCACAGGGCATACCCCTTCCGGGCTTTCCCCAGCGGAGGAGCGATTATTCGAACTAGTCGTCAAACGATTTGTGGCGGCCTTCTACCCACCTGCTCGATGGGAAACCGTTGTTCGGTTCACCCAGGTGGAGGGTGAAGTCTTTCGATCGGAAGGGAGGCGTCTGGTCGAAGCGGGTTGGATGGTGGTGTATGGAAGGGAGGAGGAGATCGGACAAGAGGAGGAGCTTCCTCCTCTTCCTGCGCATGCCCGTGTCGTTGTGCAGTCGCTTGAGCTCGTAGAGGACTCTACTCAACCGCCACCGTATTTCACGGAGGCAACTCTATTGGCGGCCATGGAAAATGCCGGCAAGTTGGTCGAGGATGAGGTTTTGCGCGAGGCTATGGCGAAGAAAGGCCTAGGTACGCCGGCTACACGGGCAGCGATCATTGAGGGGCTCGTCGAGGAAAAGTACCTGGGTCGTTTTGGCCGGGAGCTTTTCGCCACTCCAAAGGCTTTCCTTCTTTTGGAACTTTTGCAGGCAGCGGGAATCCCGGCGCTTTCTTCTGCTGAAATGACAGGGGAATGGGAGTTTAAACTGCAACAGATGGAGAGGGGAAAGCTTCCCCGGTCCCTTTTCATGAGCGAGATTAGGGATCTAACCCAACAGGTCGTAGCAAAAGCGAAAGGATTTTTGGAAAAAGGAACGTATTATAGGAGTTTTGCGGGGCGGTCTCCGCTTGATGGGTCCCCTATGGTGGAGACGCTGGAGGATTACCGAACACTGGATGGAAGTTATCGCCTGCCAAAATACATCGCCGGTCGGCCACTGGAACCCGACGAGGCTTTGGCACTGTTGGAGAGGGGCCGAGTGGGGCCGCTGCGAGGATTCCGGTCAAGAAAGGGAAAACCTTTCGAAGCCGTTGTGCGACTGGCTCCCGGCGGGAAGGTGGAGCTAGAGTTTCCTTCCCAGCCCGAGGATCCTACCAAGGGAGACTCACAAGCTCTCCCCGAGGGAGATCCGCTAGGATTTTGTCCAGTAGACGGCAGTCCGGTCTTTGAAACGGCGTCCGATTACCGGTGCCAGAAAGCAACACAGGGTGGGGAGGGTTGCTCATTTCGGCTCAGTAAGCAGATCCTCGGAAGACCGATTCCCCGGGAGCAGGTGAAAAAACTCCTTGAGGAAGGAAAAACCGATCTTTTGGCGGGATTTTACTCACAAAAAAGGCGTCGAAAGTTTCGCGCGCAGCTGGTCTGGAAAGATGGCAAGCTTGGCTTTGTGTTTCCGGAATCTTTTCGAAGGAAAAAAGGGAGCAAGCAAGGGAAAAACCCATAG